A part of Marinomonas rhizomae genomic DNA contains:
- the nikC gene encoding nickel transporter permease, giving the protein MITNSTMKSSATSKSTYDSIMMLLQTFAHGCKRIIRNPLTAVGLVVVMLLLIIALFAPWIATHNPLAQQLSNSLQAPSSEHWFGTDEFGRDIFSRLVYGSRITLYIIALVTIIVGPIGLAIGTISGYFGGVIDTVFMRITDIFISFPGLVLALAFVAALGPGLEHAVIAIALTSWPPIARLARAETLQLRKADYIVAVQLQGASSSRIIFRHIVPMCLSSVIVRLTMNMAGIILTAAGLGFLGLGAQAPLPEWGAMISTGRSYMLENWWLVAAPGAAIMLVSLAFNLLGDGLRDLLDPRN; this is encoded by the coding sequence ATGATTACAAATTCAACTATGAAGTCATCTGCCACCTCAAAATCAACCTACGACAGCATAATGATGTTATTACAAACGTTTGCGCATGGTTGTAAACGAATCATACGTAACCCTTTGACTGCAGTAGGACTTGTTGTCGTAATGTTGCTGCTCATCATTGCACTGTTCGCTCCTTGGATTGCAACTCATAACCCGCTTGCTCAACAGCTTAGCAATAGCTTACAAGCGCCTAGCTCCGAACATTGGTTTGGCACCGATGAATTCGGCCGTGATATCTTTAGTCGCCTTGTCTACGGCTCTCGCATAACCCTGTATATCATTGCTTTAGTCACGATAATTGTTGGGCCGATTGGCTTAGCGATTGGGACTATTTCAGGTTATTTCGGCGGCGTGATCGATACCGTATTCATGCGGATTACCGATATTTTCATTTCTTTCCCAGGACTTGTACTTGCCTTAGCTTTTGTTGCTGCTTTAGGGCCTGGCCTTGAACATGCAGTAATTGCCATAGCATTAACAAGTTGGCCTCCTATAGCCCGTTTGGCACGTGCTGAAACACTGCAATTACGTAAAGCGGATTATATTGTGGCGGTTCAATTACAGGGAGCCTCTTCTAGCCGCATCATTTTTCGTCATATTGTTCCGATGTGCTTATCTTCTGTAATCGTACGCCTGACTATGAACATGGCAGGAATTATTTTGACTGCAGCAGGCTTAGGTTTCTTAGGGCTAGGAGCTCAAGCGCCATTGCCTGAATGGGGTGCAATGATCTCCACTGGCCGTAGTTATATGTTGGAAAATTGGTGGCTTGTTGCCGCCCCTGGCGCCGCAATTATGCTCGTCAGTTTAGCATTCAACTTACTTGGCGATGGTCTGCGCGACCTACTCGACCCTAGAAACTAA
- a CDS encoding ABC transporter ATP-binding protein, translating into MQNTKLEVKNLQISFSHEGSQVNAVRDVSFSLGQEKLAIVGESGSGKSTVGRSLVKLHPKNATVEAEKLQFGDIDLLKANEKTMQDIRGRRISMIMQDPKFSLNPVMRVGDQIAEAYLAHYKVSKKAAKEKALAMLEKVQIRDPKRVYTLYPHEVSGGMGQRVMIAMMLIPEPEIIIADEPTSALDVSVQRQVLNLLDELIGERNIGLIFISHDLDLVRNYCDRVLVMYAGRVVESIKASELENAQHPYTQGLLKAPPRIGDIRNRLPTLQRDPSWLYN; encoded by the coding sequence ATGCAGAATACAAAATTAGAAGTCAAAAATCTCCAAATTAGCTTTTCTCATGAAGGGAGCCAAGTAAATGCCGTGCGCGACGTTTCTTTTTCACTAGGACAAGAAAAGCTAGCCATTGTAGGAGAATCGGGATCAGGCAAATCCACAGTTGGGCGTAGTTTAGTAAAACTACATCCTAAAAATGCCACAGTAGAAGCCGAAAAACTGCAATTTGGCGATATCGACTTATTAAAAGCCAACGAAAAAACCATGCAAGATATTCGCGGTCGTAGAATTTCGATGATAATGCAAGACCCTAAATTTTCGCTAAATCCTGTGATGCGAGTCGGCGATCAAATCGCTGAAGCTTACCTTGCACATTACAAGGTAAGTAAAAAGGCCGCCAAAGAAAAAGCCTTAGCTATGCTAGAAAAAGTACAAATTCGTGACCCAAAACGAGTCTACACCCTTTACCCTCACGAAGTGTCTGGTGGCATGGGTCAAAGAGTTATGATCGCCATGATGCTGATTCCTGAACCAGAAATCATCATTGCTGACGAACCCACGTCGGCGCTTGATGTTTCGGTACAGCGCCAAGTGCTCAACCTACTTGATGAGCTTATTGGAGAAAGAAATATTGGCCTGATATTTATCAGCCACGACCTAGACCTAGTGCGTAATTATTGTGATCGAGTACTGGTTATGTACGCGGGACGTGTTGTGGAATCCATCAAAGCCAGTGAACTAGAAAATGCCCAACACCCATACACACAAGGCTTGCTCAAAGCACCACCTAGAATAGGCGACATTCGAAACCGCCTTCCGACCCTGCAAAGGGATCCTAGCTGGCTATACAATTAA
- a CDS encoding ABC transporter ATP-binding protein: MNIIDIDKLNLSFGTGASESKILHDVTLQIQTGESFGLVGESGSGKTTVLRCLAGQYHHWSGQLSVNGKHLQHKLDKKRCIEMQMVFQDPYGSLHPRHSIETALAEPLKIHRMDNRDERISSILKKVGLDDSYRYRSPHQLSGGQRQRVAIARALILEPKILLLDEPTSALDVSVQAEILNLLKDLKEKEGLTYLMVTHDLGVVSYLCDRVAVMQNGHIVETISSEDLASHNASEPYTRMLLDCCFHTEATLNSATLSSP; encoded by the coding sequence ATGAACATAATTGACATAGACAAACTCAACTTATCTTTTGGAACAGGCGCCAGCGAAAGCAAAATCCTGCACGACGTTACTCTTCAGATTCAAACAGGAGAGTCTTTTGGCCTAGTCGGAGAGTCTGGCTCAGGAAAAACAACTGTCTTACGCTGCCTTGCAGGACAATACCATCATTGGTCAGGCCAACTGTCTGTTAATGGAAAACATCTACAGCATAAGCTCGACAAGAAACGCTGTATCGAAATGCAGATGGTCTTTCAAGACCCATACGGATCATTGCACCCAAGGCACAGTATTGAGACAGCATTAGCAGAACCTTTGAAAATCCATAGAATGGATAACAGAGACGAACGCATTAGCTCCATACTCAAAAAAGTAGGTTTGGATGATAGCTACCGTTATCGCTCGCCCCACCAATTGTCTGGAGGCCAACGTCAACGTGTTGCTATTGCCAGAGCCCTGATACTTGAACCAAAGATCCTTTTATTGGATGAACCAACATCAGCGCTGGACGTTTCTGTACAGGCAGAAATCTTAAATTTATTAAAAGACTTAAAAGAAAAAGAAGGGCTCACTTACCTCATGGTTACTCATGATCTAGGTGTGGTGTCTTACCTCTGTGATCGTGTTGCCGTTATGCAGAATGGCCATATTGTAGAAACCATATCATCAGAGGATCTTGCTAGTCATAATGCGTCGGAACCCTATACTAGAATGCTACTTGATTGTTGCTTTCATACCGAAGCCACACTCAACTCTGCGACACTTAGTTCTCCATAG
- a CDS encoding ABC transporter substrate-binding protein — protein MLLNRPSIKKVLLCACLSASVSAFASEHSVTTKYGEVKVNDDVKRIVTLSEDALDSAIALGVKPLGAIATRGGDSVAEYIQERTSGVNMVGTSRQNNLEAIAAQRPDLILASAYLPQDQYNILSKIAPTVVPISPGMVSDSWISVAKVYAQALNKSDQMDEILSDIKDRENALKEVITNRLSKNERSATLARWMPQGPIVMSSQIFSTDVLAATGFIINDAGVIKEGRPHSSPLSLENLTKVDSAWLFLATLNSEGKDALEAAKTSPSFSRLNVVKEDKVIAVNGQLWTSAAGPLAAHAILDDIQTVFDQKIK, from the coding sequence ATGTTACTTAATCGTCCCTCTATTAAGAAAGTCTTACTCTGTGCTTGCCTTTCTGCTTCTGTTAGTGCCTTTGCCAGCGAACACAGTGTCACTACAAAATATGGCGAAGTGAAGGTGAACGATGATGTCAAACGCATAGTAACGCTATCTGAAGATGCCCTAGACAGTGCCATTGCCCTGGGTGTGAAACCTCTAGGCGCAATTGCAACCCGTGGCGGTGATTCTGTCGCTGAATACATTCAAGAACGCACTAGTGGCGTTAATATGGTTGGCACCTCTCGTCAAAACAACTTAGAAGCTATCGCAGCTCAACGTCCAGATTTGATTTTAGCATCGGCGTATTTGCCTCAGGATCAATACAACATCTTATCAAAAATTGCTCCGACCGTTGTTCCTATTTCACCTGGAATGGTTTCTGACAGCTGGATCAGTGTTGCTAAAGTCTATGCTCAAGCGTTAAACAAAAGCGATCAAATGGATGAAATCCTAAGCGACATAAAAGATCGTGAAAATGCATTAAAAGAAGTCATTACCAATAGACTTTCTAAAAACGAACGTTCAGCAACTTTAGCTCGCTGGATGCCCCAAGGCCCTATTGTGATGTCTTCGCAGATCTTCTCTACCGATGTGCTTGCTGCGACCGGATTCATCATTAATGATGCTGGTGTTATCAAAGAAGGCCGCCCACATAGTAGCCCTCTTAGTTTAGAAAACTTAACTAAAGTTGATAGTGCTTGGTTATTCTTGGCAACACTCAATAGTGAAGGTAAAGATGCTTTGGAAGCTGCTAAAACATCGCCGTCTTTCTCTCGCCTTAATGTAGTAAAAGAAGACAAGGTTATCGCAGTAAATGGACAACTTTGGACAAGCGCTGCTGGCCCACTTGCCGCACATGCCATTCTTGATGACATTCAAACAGTGTTTGACCAAAAAATTAAATAA
- a CDS encoding FecCD family ABC transporter permease, translated as MISWFHIPPAQRPLFSLFVPALLVLALCCFCSLLFGAGGLSLQASFQTLLGNGSADDQFTVFHLRANRTLVGLFVGLTLGIAGALMQAVARNPLAEPGLLGVSAGSSFAVAITLVLGASTATLTVGIAQLGALIGCICVLSVARMQGQHNDPIRLVLAGAALSSLLLAVTSLLLLFDQRAADEIRFWVTGSVAGRDTNTLFSLLPSMLIAGLCILYAAKPLASLALGERVAIGLGHKPQRIRAVVIVAVALLVGGATAIAGPVAFIGLVVPFAARALVGPDIRRTLWLCLPLGPIIVIAADVVSRLVAQPAEMPLGVLTAIIGAPVLLLIVRSRRMPTL; from the coding sequence ATGATTAGTTGGTTTCACATACCTCCTGCACAGCGTCCACTATTTAGCTTGTTTGTGCCAGCACTCTTAGTGCTGGCACTTTGCTGTTTCTGTAGCTTATTGTTTGGTGCTGGCGGCTTAAGCCTTCAAGCTTCCTTTCAAACCTTATTAGGCAATGGTTCTGCAGACGACCAATTCACCGTATTTCATTTACGCGCAAACAGAACACTTGTTGGTTTATTTGTCGGTCTAACATTGGGAATTGCTGGCGCGCTTATGCAAGCTGTTGCTCGTAACCCATTGGCAGAGCCTGGTTTGCTTGGCGTCAGTGCAGGAAGCTCTTTTGCCGTTGCCATTACCTTGGTACTAGGTGCAAGTACGGCGACATTAACCGTTGGTATTGCTCAACTTGGCGCCTTGATAGGCTGCATTTGTGTGCTTAGCGTCGCTCGCATGCAAGGACAACACAACGACCCCATTCGACTAGTACTGGCCGGTGCAGCACTTTCAAGCCTGTTACTTGCAGTGACCTCTCTATTATTACTGTTTGACCAAAGAGCCGCCGATGAAATTCGCTTTTGGGTAACCGGTAGCGTTGCAGGCAGAGATACCAACACTCTGTTCTCACTATTACCTTCCATGTTGATTGCTGGGCTTTGTATCTTATACGCAGCAAAGCCGCTTGCGTCATTAGCACTAGGTGAACGAGTTGCTATTGGCTTGGGACACAAACCGCAACGCATCCGCGCTGTTGTCATTGTAGCCGTTGCTTTACTCGTTGGTGGCGCCACCGCGATTGCTGGTCCCGTTGCTTTTATCGGCCTAGTGGTTCCCTTCGCTGCTCGTGCTTTAGTGGGCCCCGATATTCGTCGTACTTTGTGGTTATGTTTACCACTCGGGCCGATTATTGTTATTGCCGCAGACGTTGTATCACGCCTTGTTGCACAACCAGCCGAAATGCCGCTAGGCGTACTAACCGCCATTATCGGCGCCCCAGTACTTTTATTGATTGTGCGCTCACGAAGAATGCCGACATTATGA